The genomic stretch CGAATGTCAAGAAGAGCTATTCAAAACCGATTTAATAGCAACAAATGTTCATAAGATTGATATTGATTTATACTTAGCAACTAACAGATTACGTTTGGATGAGGTAAAATCAATACGATCTAATGAGCATGTGTTTAAACAATGTGATGTTTGGTTAAGTCAACATTTACCAGAAATACGTTTTGATGGAAGAGGTAGCACCGCGGGAGCAGCCGAGGATATAAAAAAAATACCTTATGCCGCGGCAATCTGCTCATTTAAAGCTGCCATAAAAAACGATCTGGATATTTTAGCAAAAAGCATACAAAATACAAAGAATTTCACATTATTTTTTGTTATACAAAAAGCAGATACCATAGAAGAATGGGAAGACTATTCATTTCTTTGTTTCAAGATAAAAGATGCTAAAGAACAAAAAGCAATATTGGATATTCTTCAGAAACATCGTTTCAGAAGTTCGCAAAAGTGGGATTTTCCTCATCCGACGGGGGAATACATACTTTTCTTCTTAGAGTTTTTTGGAGCTTATCTTGATGCAAATGTTGTTTCTTTTATCGCAGAGGTTAAAAAATACTTTCCAGACTGTAAACTGATAGGGACTTTTAAGGAGAGTATTACGAGAAGAATGGTTGAAATTTAGTTTGACAAAGTGAGAAAAGATACTATATAATAGAGTACATCCTATCCTATCACAATATGACTAAAAACGAAGAAATGAAACCATTTCTGAACTTGACAACTGTCCAGATTAACGGTTGGGCTATGGCTTTTTGCCCTGAATTTGAGGTATCTGCTTGTGGTCCTGATCGCGATGCAGTGGTCGAGGATTTATTTGATATGGTCAAAAGGAACGCAAGCATATTCTTGCAAGAAG from Candidatus Omnitrophota bacterium encodes the following:
- a CDS encoding prephenate dehydratase domain-containing protein translates to MSWLTKDHNYVILRQHKEITLKGTIQEKTKIAYLGPEETFSHQVVDELFGDSAIYLPQDNFPSVIKLICDGKADRGVIPFFNPYEEHIRECQEELFKTDLIATNVHKIDIDLYLATNRLRLDEVKSIRSNEHVFKQCDVWLSQHLPEIRFDGRGSTAGAAEDIKKIPYAAAICSFKAAIKNDLDILAKSIQNTKNFTLFFVIQKADTIEEWEDYSFLCFKIKDAKEQKAILDILQKHRFRSSQKWDFPHPTGEYILFFLEFFGAYLDANVVSFIAEVKKYFPDCKLIGTFKESITRRMVEI